From the Bacteroidia bacterium genome, one window contains:
- the xseA gene encoding exodeoxyribonuclease VII large subunit, whose product MTEPTIFPLSRITARIGEILAPVAEKDFWVQAEIGDVSDKGGHYYGTLVETKDGRQVAKLAFRMWNRDRTRIAAAFLKAGLVLELKTGMKVIFECRLEFHELYGLSLVASNADPRFILGELELRKREIIDRLTGEGADQLNKKWRVPQLPLRIGLITSRESAAYADVYKTLERGGFAYRVSFTEAVMQGENAEASILRALGLLDRLSVDLVILVRGGGSKSDLATLDNERIARAIATFNKPVWVAIGHETDSGVLDVVAHSSFKTPTALAEAIVSRFEGAARDMRQAEERIRREWIHAIGRQHTRIQRDTVGILQGSRKLAALTRTQLLGAVERMRRGVGERTISAHRNNDKQNNELRRRISSAIEHKMATLRTDMRGLNSAVLKTLRAAALAKEAQSMRLSPRRVWTIVQSGDADARVRMYALLGSAKRTVERYGEQLRASLDRAVSSNTLPRLRHEAASLEQRHTNVLAYDPRRVLARGFSIVRTTNGRIIGSIDAIEPGMSVGISFHDGDARASISSKEKHHE is encoded by the coding sequence ATGACTGAACCGACCATTTTTCCACTTTCGCGCATCACCGCCCGCATCGGGGAGATTCTCGCGCCGGTCGCGGAAAAGGACTTCTGGGTTCAGGCAGAAATAGGTGATGTATCCGACAAGGGAGGCCACTACTATGGTACCCTCGTCGAGACGAAGGACGGAAGGCAAGTGGCGAAACTCGCGTTTCGTATGTGGAACAGGGACCGGACACGCATCGCCGCAGCGTTTCTCAAGGCCGGGCTTGTTCTGGAACTGAAAACCGGGATGAAGGTCATTTTCGAATGCCGCCTTGAGTTTCACGAGCTCTACGGTTTGAGTCTGGTTGCCAGCAACGCCGATCCGCGTTTCATTCTCGGAGAATTGGAACTTCGCAAGCGGGAAATAATTGATCGTCTGACGGGCGAAGGCGCCGATCAGCTGAACAAGAAATGGCGTGTACCGCAACTGCCGCTGCGCATCGGTTTGATCACCAGCAGGGAGAGTGCGGCATATGCCGATGTGTACAAAACGCTCGAGCGTGGGGGCTTCGCCTATCGTGTGTCCTTCACGGAAGCGGTGATGCAGGGCGAGAACGCTGAAGCCTCGATTCTTCGCGCTCTCGGTCTTCTCGATCGGCTTTCTGTGGATCTGGTCATTCTCGTCCGTGGGGGAGGAAGCAAATCCGACCTGGCGACACTGGATAATGAGCGCATAGCGCGTGCAATAGCGACGTTCAATAAACCGGTATGGGTCGCGATTGGCCACGAGACCGATAGCGGTGTTCTGGATGTTGTTGCGCACAGCTCCTTCAAGACGCCGACAGCGCTCGCAGAAGCCATCGTCAGTCGCTTCGAAGGCGCGGCACGGGATATGCGGCAGGCAGAAGAGCGTATCCGGCGGGAGTGGATACACGCCATCGGGCGTCAACACACCCGCATTCAACGCGACACGGTTGGTATTCTCCAGGGCAGCCGCAAGCTGGCGGCACTGACGCGAACGCAATTACTGGGTGCTGTCGAGCGCATGCGAAGGGGAGTGGGCGAGAGAACGATTTCGGCACACAGGAATAACGACAAACAAAACAATGAGTTACGGCGCCGTATCTCAAGCGCAATAGAGCATAAAATGGCCACGCTTCGCACGGACATGCGCGGCCTGAACAGCGCAGTGCTGAAAACATTGCGTGCCGCCGCACTGGCGAAAGAGGCGCAGAGCATGCGACTCTCTCCACGTCGGGTGTGGACAATTGTGCAAAGCGGTGACGCGGACGCACGTGTTCGCATGTACGCGCTGCTCGGCTCCGCAAAGCGCACAGTCGAGCGCTACGGGGAACAGCTTCGCGCGTCGCTTGACCGGGCCGTTTCTTCGAATACTCTTCCGCGATTACGACACGAAGCGGCGTCGCTGGAGCAACGTCACACCAACGTCCTCGCATACGATCCACGGCGGGTTCTCGCGCGTGGTTTCAGTATCGTGCGGACAACGAACGGACGGATCATCGGCAGTATTGATGCGATAGAGCCGGGCATGTCCGTCGGTATATCATTTCACGATGGTGACGCCCGCGCATCCATCAGCAGCAAGGAGAAACATCATGAGTGA
- a CDS encoding putative N-acetylmannosamine-6-phosphate 2-epimerase: MMKRQNIHEIIRQGVIVSCHADDGMRDEAIFAYFVQAAVAGGAVALRIEGAERVRNTRSQTELPIIGFAEGCYADGAMLITPTMDAIDALFAAGADAVAVDVTKRKRPDGTDGFIFFEQARKRFTGLLWADVANFREGIRAAEIGADFIATTLSGHTPGTATYDYRTPDYVLIRELSHSLTIPVIAEGRIWTPEAAVEALRAGAHAVVVGSAITRPRIITTTFVEALKEQAETHRG, from the coding sequence ATGATGAAGCGTCAGAATATTCACGAGATCATTCGACAGGGTGTGATCGTTTCCTGTCATGCCGACGACGGTATGCGGGATGAAGCGATATTCGCGTATTTCGTTCAGGCGGCTGTTGCGGGCGGCGCGGTGGCGCTGCGCATCGAAGGTGCGGAGCGCGTACGGAACACGCGCAGCCAGACCGAACTCCCCATCATCGGATTCGCCGAGGGCTGCTATGCGGATGGTGCCATGCTCATCACACCGACGATGGACGCTATAGACGCGCTCTTCGCCGCAGGTGCCGACGCCGTCGCCGTGGACGTGACCAAGCGCAAAAGACCGGACGGCACCGACGGTTTCATTTTTTTCGAACAGGCGCGGAAGCGCTTCACCGGACTGCTCTGGGCGGATGTCGCCAATTTTCGTGAGGGCATTCGTGCCGCGGAAATCGGCGCTGACTTCATCGCCACAACCTTGTCCGGTCATACACCCGGCACCGCGACGTATGATTATCGCACGCCAGACTACGTACTTATCCGTGAATTATCGCATTCCCTCACCATCCCCGTGATCGCCGAAGGGCGCATCTGGACGCCCGAGGCGGCGGTAGAGGCCTTGCGGGCGGGCGCGCACGCTGTGGTGGTCGGGTCCGCGATAACGCGACCCCGTATCATCACCACGACGTTCGTCGAAGCGCTGAAAGAGCAGGCGGAGACGCACCGCGGATGA
- a CDS encoding biopolymer transporter ExbD yields MKFKKKVAQAQQTIPTASLPDIIFMLLIFFMVTTVLREVDIKVRYTLPSAVALEKIDNKRLLSYIWIGEDERIQIDDSILPVDAVSEIAYQKRLSNPNIIMSLRIDKGSRMGIVNDVQQELRRADALRINYSALIKL; encoded by the coding sequence ATGAAATTCAAGAAAAAAGTAGCCCAGGCGCAGCAGACGATTCCGACAGCATCCTTGCCGGACATCATCTTCATGCTGCTCATTTTCTTCATGGTCACCACCGTGCTCCGTGAAGTGGACATCAAAGTGCGTTACACCCTGCCCAGCGCTGTGGCTCTCGAGAAAATCGACAACAAGCGTCTGCTGTCCTACATCTGGATTGGCGAGGATGAGCGCATACAGATCGACGACAGCATTCTGCCCGTCGATGCCGTCAGCGAGATCGCCTATCAGAAGCGTTTGAGCAATCCGAACATCATCATGTCCCTGCGCATCGACAAGGGTTCGCGCATGGGTATCGTGAACGATGTCCAACAGGAACTCCGGCGCGCCGACGCGCTTCGCATCAATTACTCGGCGCTGATCAAACTCTGA
- a CDS encoding MotA/TolQ/ExbB proton channel family protein, with translation MQHLLGSFLLLLQEAGESTGTINFLVEKFNQGGGFMWPILACLVLGLAFVIFKFISIGRASVNTKKFLIDVKKALDEGGVEKALGVCRKSSGSIASVFQAGLMRADEGIDAAEKAVISYGSIEMSFLERGLIWISTFISIAPLLGFTGTVQGMIQAFDSIAAAKNISPEIVATGISVALLTTLFGLIVAMVLQVFYNYFVARIDKLVVEMEESSIELIDSLVLLERKKKG, from the coding sequence ATGCAGCATCTTCTTGGATCCTTTCTCCTTCTCCTGCAGGAAGCGGGTGAGAGTACAGGCACCATCAATTTTCTGGTTGAAAAGTTCAACCAGGGCGGCGGCTTCATGTGGCCGATTCTCGCGTGTCTCGTGCTTGGTCTCGCCTTCGTCATTTTCAAATTCATCTCCATTGGCCGCGCGTCGGTGAACACCAAGAAGTTCCTTATCGATGTCAAGAAAGCGCTGGATGAGGGTGGTGTGGAAAAGGCCCTCGGTGTGTGCAGGAAAAGCAGCGGTTCCATCGCGAGCGTGTTCCAGGCCGGTCTGATGCGCGCGGACGAAGGTATCGACGCAGCCGAGAAAGCCGTCATCAGCTACGGCTCGATCGAGATGTCCTTCCTCGAACGCGGACTGATTTGGATTTCGACGTTCATTTCCATCGCTCCGTTGCTTGGGTTCACCGGTACGGTGCAAGGTATGATCCAGGCCTTCGATTCGATCGCCGCGGCGAAAAACATCTCGCCGGAAATCGTCGCCACAGGTATTTCCGTCGCGTTGCTCACGACGCTGTTCGGTCTGATCGTGGCCATGGTCCTTCAGGTATTCTACAACTACTTCGTTGCCCGCATCGACAAACTGGTGGTGGAGATGGAAGAAAGCTCCATCGAACTCATCGATTCGCTCGTGCTGCTTGAGAGGAAGAAGAAGGGATAA
- the xseB gene encoding exodeoxyribonuclease VII small subunit, with protein sequence MSDTPLSYEEKAQRLNDILTRLDNSETPIDDLAKDVKEGVRLIKEMSETLRKVELEVKDAFRELEELQQPK encoded by the coding sequence ATGAGTGACACACCCCTCAGCTACGAGGAAAAGGCACAACGGCTGAACGACATTCTCACACGTCTCGATAATTCCGAAACGCCCATAGACGACCTGGCGAAAGACGTCAAGGAAGGAGTGCGCCTCATAAAGGAAATGAGCGAGACCCTTCGTAAAGTCGAACTCGAAGTCAAGGATGCTTTCAGGGAACTCGAAGAGCTGCAGCAACCGAAATAG
- a CDS encoding endonuclease MutS2: MPESAAFNDAIEKLEFERIRSHIAGRCASLYGRAHVEALYPMTVPVEINDELARVDEMLRLIEADERPPLVDILDIRAVLHRAAKEGSVVPSEDFRSVLQALTLFRELRTFLLKRSERAPLLAHIASELPENKLLEFHIDRVIDDEGGVKDGASKELRAIRREIIERSGQLRRRMESILKRVSEQEMVMEELVTLRDGRMVLPVKAEYKRQIQGFIHSTSATGQTVYIEPTETLELNNDIRDLQFAELREINTILTELTDRLRGDVPAMLTGLIAFGEIDALSARARYARDMLATCPTVKRDGPLLLRQARHPLLLLHKKMSDVIPLDISIGDDATTIIITGPNAGGKSVTMKTVGLLALMLQAGIPVPCDGESSFPVYDNIFVDIGDEQSLENDLSTFSSHVSRLARIVDGASMRTLVLIDEIGTGTDPAEGSALGAAILERLTALKAHVIATTHHGMLKAFAHEQEGMENAAMEFDMQTLQPTYRFRAGLPGSSYAFEITRRHGMNPAIIERARDIMGTQSNALEQLLAEVERQSQALGNRLRRSEQLEEKYRALVEEYDGKMKQVRAEARDVKKHALEDAQRIVEDARASVEKSIREIREEQASREAIHRAHERLDKQKQDATKGLGELEDVPATPSEARKPFLPGDEVFMVDSPATIGTVLDTASGEKIPVAFGSMRMLVEIQKLRRHEGNRKAVPAASVTVEAVERNEIDIRGLYGDDAIRKIDLFLYQAWTSGLLRVDIIHGKGTGALRQKVHAFLKDLPFVESYQLGEWNEGGSGVTKVVFKGD; encoded by the coding sequence ATGCCTGAGAGCGCCGCGTTCAACGACGCGATAGAAAAGCTCGAGTTCGAGCGTATTCGCTCGCATATCGCGGGACGCTGCGCATCGTTGTACGGACGCGCTCACGTGGAGGCGCTGTATCCGATGACCGTCCCGGTGGAAATCAACGACGAACTCGCGCGCGTGGACGAGATGCTCCGTCTGATCGAGGCCGACGAGAGACCTCCGCTCGTGGATATTCTCGACATACGCGCCGTACTTCACCGCGCCGCGAAAGAAGGCAGTGTCGTACCCTCTGAAGATTTCCGCAGCGTTTTACAGGCCTTGACGCTGTTCCGTGAACTGCGGACGTTTTTGCTCAAGCGCAGCGAGCGCGCACCATTGCTCGCGCATATCGCGTCGGAACTCCCGGAGAACAAGTTGCTCGAATTTCACATCGACCGCGTTATTGACGACGAGGGCGGAGTGAAGGACGGCGCAAGCAAGGAACTCCGCGCGATACGACGCGAAATCATCGAGCGATCCGGACAGCTGCGCAGACGCATGGAGAGCATTCTCAAGCGCGTCTCGGAGCAGGAGATGGTGATGGAGGAACTGGTGACCCTGCGCGACGGCCGCATGGTGCTCCCGGTTAAGGCAGAGTACAAGCGGCAAATACAGGGCTTCATTCATTCGACCTCCGCGACGGGGCAGACGGTGTATATCGAACCCACCGAGACGCTCGAGCTGAACAACGACATCCGCGACCTGCAATTTGCCGAGCTCAGGGAAATCAACACGATACTGACGGAACTCACCGACAGGCTTCGCGGCGATGTTCCCGCGATGCTGACGGGCCTCATCGCCTTTGGCGAAATCGATGCTCTCTCTGCGCGGGCGCGCTATGCGCGCGATATGCTCGCCACCTGTCCGACGGTCAAGCGCGACGGCCCGCTGCTGCTCCGGCAGGCGCGCCATCCCTTGTTGCTGCTGCACAAGAAAATGTCGGACGTCATTCCTCTCGACATCAGCATCGGAGACGACGCCACGACAATCATCATCACTGGCCCCAACGCCGGCGGGAAAAGCGTGACGATGAAAACCGTGGGTCTGCTGGCGCTGATGTTGCAGGCCGGCATTCCCGTGCCTTGCGACGGGGAGAGCAGCTTTCCCGTGTACGACAACATATTTGTGGATATCGGCGACGAGCAGTCACTGGAAAATGATCTGAGTACCTTCTCTTCCCATGTCAGCCGCCTCGCCCGCATCGTGGATGGAGCGAGTATGCGTACTCTCGTGCTCATAGATGAAATCGGTACGGGCACCGATCCCGCGGAGGGGTCGGCGCTTGGCGCGGCCATTCTGGAACGGTTGACCGCGCTGAAGGCGCATGTGATCGCCACGACGCATCATGGCATGCTCAAAGCTTTCGCGCATGAGCAGGAGGGGATGGAAAACGCGGCGATGGAATTCGACATGCAGACGCTGCAGCCGACATATCGCTTTCGCGCCGGTCTTCCGGGCAGCAGCTATGCCTTCGAAATCACACGTCGCCACGGGATGAATCCCGCGATTATCGAGCGTGCCCGCGACATCATGGGAACACAGAGCAATGCCCTCGAGCAATTACTCGCTGAAGTCGAACGGCAGTCACAGGCCCTGGGAAATCGCCTGCGGCGCTCGGAGCAGCTCGAAGAAAAGTACCGCGCGCTCGTGGAGGAGTACGACGGAAAAATGAAACAGGTCCGGGCCGAGGCCCGGGATGTAAAAAAGCATGCTCTCGAAGATGCGCAGCGCATCGTGGAAGACGCGCGCGCTTCCGTGGAGAAGAGCATACGCGAGATCCGGGAAGAGCAGGCCTCGCGTGAAGCGATTCATCGCGCACACGAGCGTCTGGACAAGCAGAAGCAGGACGCCACGAAGGGCCTGGGCGAACTCGAAGATGTACCGGCCACACCGTCGGAGGCGCGGAAGCCCTTCCTCCCCGGCGACGAAGTGTTCATGGTCGACAGTCCCGCAACCATCGGCACGGTGCTTGATACCGCCAGCGGCGAAAAAATCCCGGTTGCCTTCGGCAGCATGCGCATGCTTGTAGAGATACAGAAGTTACGGCGACACGAGGGCAATCGTAAAGCTGTCCCCGCCGCCTCCGTGACAGTGGAAGCCGTGGAACGCAATGAAATCGATATCCGCGGCCTCTACGGAGACGATGCCATTCGAAAAATCGATCTCTTCCTGTATCAGGCGTGGACAAGCGGCTTGCTGCGTGTCGACATTATTCACGGCAAGGGTACCGGAGCGCTACGGCAGAAGGTGCACGCTTTTCTGAAGGATCTTCCCTTTGTGGAAAGCTATCAGCTCGGTGAGTGGAACGAAGGCGGCTCCGGAGTCACGAAGGTCGTGTTCAAAGGGGATTGA
- a CDS encoding GatB/YqeY domain-containing protein, whose protein sequence is MSLTERIAEDMKAAMKAGDKTSLETLRTIRAAILEVEKQKVGTTLSEDDDLTILNAAAKKRREAIEQYRNAGRSDLAEQEERELAVIARYLPAQLDEAELLDIVRAAIADAEAVDMKDFGKVMGPLMKQLKGKADGTKVQALLKSLLGGGHA, encoded by the coding sequence ATGTCACTTACAGAACGTATCGCGGAAGACATGAAAGCCGCCATGAAAGCGGGCGACAAAACGAGCCTGGAAACGCTTCGCACCATACGCGCCGCCATTCTCGAAGTGGAGAAGCAGAAAGTCGGAACCACGCTCAGTGAAGACGACGATCTCACTATTCTCAATGCCGCGGCGAAGAAACGCCGCGAAGCCATAGAGCAATACCGCAATGCCGGCCGGAGCGATTTGGCGGAACAGGAAGAACGCGAACTGGCGGTCATTGCACGCTATCTGCCTGCGCAACTCGATGAAGCGGAATTGCTGGACATCGTCCGCGCGGCGATCGCCGATGCGGAAGCGGTGGACATGAAGGACTTCGGCAAAGTCATGGGACCGCTCATGAAACAGCTGAAAGGAAAGGCGGACGGCACGAAAGTGCAGGCACTGCTGAAATCCCTGCTCGGCGGCGGACATGCCTGA
- a CDS encoding biopolymer transporter ExbD has product MFRKKKKAPVEIPTSSMADISFLLLLFFLVTTTIDVDTGIDLVLPPWVENAEQVQVKSENIANILVNEVGDVLIDEKIYGVPQIKAEIIARIKANPKLIISYKTVRDTPYKIYIDVMDQLKLAYRDLRDEYSREKFGVPMENATEAQIQEIRQAVPQRISLAEPAQAEE; this is encoded by the coding sequence ATGTTCAGAAAAAAGAAAAAGGCGCCGGTTGAAATCCCCACCAGTTCGATGGCGGATATCTCCTTCCTGCTGCTGCTCTTCTTCCTCGTGACGACCACGATCGATGTCGACACCGGCATCGACCTCGTGCTGCCGCCATGGGTGGAAAACGCGGAACAGGTGCAGGTGAAGTCCGAAAACATCGCCAACATCCTCGTCAACGAGGTGGGCGATGTGCTCATCGATGAAAAGATTTACGGCGTACCGCAAATCAAGGCGGAAATAATCGCACGCATCAAGGCGAATCCCAAGCTGATCATCTCGTACAAGACGGTCCGGGATACGCCGTACAAGATCTACATCGACGTCATGGATCAGCTCAAGCTGGCGTACCGCGATCTCCGCGACGAATACAGCCGCGAAAAATTCGGCGTTCCGATGGAGAATGCCACAGAAGCGCAGATTCAGGAAATCCGCCAGGCCGTTCCGCAGCGTATCTCACTCGCGGAGCCCGCGCAGGCGGAAGAGTAG